The following coding sequences are from one Luteimonas sp. S4-F44 window:
- the truB gene encoding tRNA pseudouridine(55) synthase TruB — translation MSRPQSRPRTKFRKLDGILLLDKPGGLSSNQALQRVRHLFRAEKGGHTGSLDPLATGLLPVCFGEATKIAGGLLGARKAYTTVARLGQVTDTDDAAGQLLRERPVPPLDLATIDTALRRLTGRIDQRPPIYSALKRGGEPLYAKARRGETVEVESRPVDVHAFELQSAADLLDGVLDPGGAPQLRLHVECGSGTYVRSLVRDLGELLGCGAHVAQLRRLWVDPFRDPRMWTLDELQALAARGEHQLEACLLDLEAGMLAWPAVHVDARQAARLQNGQSLPGPFAATGEVAVFGPNGRAEGLAQVQGDGSLWPRRMFRRAAASD, via the coding sequence ATGAGCCGTCCCCAGTCCCGCCCGCGTACGAAGTTCCGCAAGCTCGACGGCATCTTGCTGCTCGACAAGCCGGGCGGGTTGAGCTCCAACCAGGCCCTGCAGCGCGTGCGCCACCTGTTCCGCGCCGAGAAGGGCGGCCATACCGGCAGCCTCGATCCGCTGGCGACCGGGCTGTTGCCGGTCTGTTTCGGCGAGGCGACCAAGATCGCCGGCGGATTGCTGGGCGCGCGCAAGGCCTACACCACCGTCGCCCGGCTCGGCCAGGTCACCGATACCGACGATGCGGCCGGCCAGTTGCTGCGCGAGCGGCCGGTGCCGCCGCTCGATCTGGCCACGATCGATACCGCGCTGCGGCGGCTGACCGGGCGCATCGACCAGCGCCCGCCGATCTACTCGGCGCTCAAGCGTGGCGGCGAACCGCTGTATGCCAAGGCCCGCCGCGGCGAGACGGTGGAGGTCGAGTCGCGGCCGGTCGATGTGCACGCCTTCGAACTGCAGTCGGCAGCCGACTTGCTCGACGGCGTGCTCGACCCGGGCGGGGCGCCGCAACTGCGCCTGCATGTGGAGTGCGGCTCGGGGACCTATGTGCGCAGCCTGGTCCGCGACCTCGGCGAGCTGCTGGGCTGCGGCGCGCACGTCGCGCAGTTGCGTCGGCTTTGGGTCGATCCGTTTCGCGATCCCAGAATGTGGACGCTCGACGAGCTCCAGGCGCTCGCCGCGCGCGGCGAACACCAGCTCGAGGCCTGCCTGCTGGACCTGGAGGCGGGGATGCTGGCCTGGCCGGCCGTCCACGTCGACGCCCGCCAGGCGGCCCGGCTGCAGAACGGGCAGTCGCTGCCCGGTCCGTTCGCGGCGACCGGGGAGGTCGCGGTCTTCGGGCCGAACGGGCGGGCCGAGGGGCTGGCGCAGGTGCAGGGCGACGGGAGCCTGTGGCCGCGGCGCATGTTCCGGCGCGCGGCCGCCTCGGACTGA
- the rpsO gene encoding 30S ribosomal protein S15, whose protein sequence is MTTIDNSKIIEEHKRGDNDTGSPEVQVALLTARIVHLTEHFKTHKKDHHSRRGLLMMVNRRRSLLDYLHRKDADRYKALIEKLGLRR, encoded by the coding sequence ATGACCACGATCGACAACAGCAAGATCATCGAAGAACACAAGCGCGGCGACAACGACACTGGCTCGCCGGAAGTCCAGGTCGCCCTGCTGACCGCACGCATCGTGCACCTGACCGAGCACTTCAAGACGCACAAGAAGGACCACCACAGCCGCCGCGGCCTGCTGATGATGGTCAACCGCCGTCGCAGTCTGCTCGACTACCTGCACCGCAAGGATGCAGACCGCTACAAGGCGCTGATCGAGAAGCTCGGCCTGCGTCGCTAA
- the pnp gene encoding polyribonucleotide nucleotidyltransferase produces MAKVTKSFQFGNQTVTLETGEIARQAGGAVMVSCDGTQVLVTAVANKTAREGQDFFPLTVDYQEKFYAGGRIPGGFFKREGRATEKETLTARLIDRPIRPLFPEGFRNEVQVIATVMSLNPEVDGDILALIGASAALSLSGAPFDGPIGAAKVGYKNGQYLLNPTTSELVDSELELVVAGTAKAVLMVESEAKELSEDVMLGAVVFGHQQQQVAIAAINELVAEAGKPKWEWQAPATDEGLISTLRTAIGEQLAGAFQVRDKLERKDAISKLKKAILETIAPHAEANAWSHGDLSKEFGEQEYQTMRNSVLKTKKRIDGRGPADVRPISSKVSVLPRVHGSALFTRGETQAIVAVTLGTARDGQIIDSVAGEYKEHFLFHYNFPPYSVGEAGRMMGPKRREIGHGRLAKRGVLAVMPTMEEFPYTIRVVSEITESNGSSSMASVCGSSLALMDAGVPVKSPVAGIAMGLIKEGDDFVVLSDILGDEDHLGDMDFKVAGTTNGISALQMDIKIQGITEEIMKVALAQAKEGRLHILNEMSSALTTPRSELSEFAPRLITMKIHPDKIREVIGKGGSVIQAITKETGTQIDIQDDGTITIASVNGAAGQAAKSRIEQITSDVEPGRIYEGKVVKLMDFGAFVTISPGKDGLVHVSQISNERVEKVGDVLKEGDVVKVKVLEVDKQGRIRLSMKAVAEGEGTPAE; encoded by the coding sequence GTGGCAAAAGTGACAAAGAGCTTCCAGTTCGGTAACCAGACGGTGACGCTCGAAACCGGCGAGATCGCCCGCCAGGCCGGCGGTGCGGTCATGGTCTCGTGCGACGGCACGCAGGTGCTGGTCACCGCAGTGGCCAACAAGACCGCGCGCGAAGGGCAGGATTTCTTCCCGCTGACCGTCGATTACCAGGAGAAGTTCTACGCAGGCGGCCGGATCCCGGGCGGCTTCTTCAAGCGCGAAGGCCGCGCGACCGAGAAGGAAACGCTGACCGCTCGCCTGATCGACCGTCCGATCCGTCCGCTGTTCCCCGAAGGGTTCCGCAACGAGGTCCAGGTCATCGCCACGGTGATGTCGCTCAACCCCGAGGTCGACGGCGACATCCTTGCCCTGATCGGCGCCTCGGCTGCCCTGTCGCTGTCGGGCGCGCCGTTCGACGGTCCGATCGGCGCGGCGAAGGTTGGCTACAAGAACGGCCAGTACCTGCTCAACCCCACGACCAGCGAGCTGGTCGACTCCGAGCTCGAGCTCGTCGTCGCCGGTACCGCCAAGGCGGTGCTTATGGTCGAGTCCGAGGCCAAGGAGCTGTCGGAAGACGTAATGCTCGGTGCGGTGGTGTTCGGTCACCAGCAGCAGCAGGTCGCGATCGCCGCGATCAACGAGCTCGTCGCCGAAGCCGGCAAGCCGAAGTGGGAGTGGCAGGCGCCGGCCACCGATGAAGGCCTGATCTCGACCCTGCGCACCGCCATCGGCGAGCAGCTCGCGGGTGCGTTCCAGGTGCGCGACAAGCTCGAGCGCAAGGACGCCATCTCCAAGCTCAAGAAGGCCATCCTCGAAACCATCGCGCCGCACGCCGAGGCCAATGCCTGGTCGCATGGCGACCTGTCGAAGGAGTTCGGCGAGCAGGAATACCAGACCATGCGCAACTCGGTCCTCAAGACCAAGAAGCGCATCGACGGCCGCGGCCCGGCGGACGTGCGTCCGATCAGCTCGAAGGTCAGCGTGCTGCCGCGCGTCCACGGCTCGGCGTTGTTCACCCGCGGCGAGACCCAGGCGATCGTCGCCGTCACGCTGGGCACCGCCCGCGACGGCCAGATCATCGATTCGGTCGCCGGCGAGTACAAGGAACACTTCCTGTTCCACTACAACTTCCCGCCCTACTCGGTGGGTGAGGCCGGTCGCATGATGGGGCCGAAGCGTCGCGAGATCGGGCACGGCCGCCTCGCCAAGCGCGGCGTGCTCGCCGTGATGCCGACGATGGAAGAGTTCCCGTACACGATCCGCGTCGTGTCGGAGATCACCGAGTCGAACGGGTCGTCGTCGATGGCCTCGGTCTGCGGTTCGTCGCTGGCGCTGATGGACGCCGGCGTGCCGGTCAAGTCGCCGGTCGCGGGCATCGCGATGGGCCTGATCAAGGAAGGCGACGACTTCGTCGTCCTGTCCGACATCCTGGGCGACGAGGATCACCTCGGCGACATGGACTTCAAGGTTGCCGGCACCACGAACGGCATCTCGGCGCTGCAGATGGACATCAAGATCCAGGGCATCACCGAGGAGATCATGAAGGTCGCGCTGGCCCAGGCGAAGGAAGGCCGTCTGCACATCCTCAACGAGATGAGCAGCGCGCTGACCACGCCGCGTTCCGAGCTCAGCGAGTTCGCGCCGCGCCTGATCACGATGAAGATTCACCCCGACAAGATCCGCGAGGTCATCGGCAAGGGCGGTTCGGTCATCCAGGCGATCACCAAGGAAACCGGCACCCAGATCGACATCCAGGACGACGGCACGATCACGATCGCGTCGGTCAACGGCGCTGCCGGCCAGGCCGCGAAGTCGCGCATCGAGCAGATCACCTCCGACGTCGAGCCGGGCCGCATCTACGAGGGCAAGGTCGTCAAGCTGATGGACTTCGGTGCGTTCGTGACGATCTCCCCCGGCAAGGATGGTCTGGTCCACGTGTCGCAGATCTCCAACGAGCGCGTCGAGAAGGTCGGCGACGTGCTCAAGGAAGGCGACGTGGTCAAGGTCAAGGTGCTGGAAGTCGACAAGCAGGGCCGCATCCGCCTGTCGATGAAGGCCGTCGCCGAAGGCGAGGGCACGCCGGCCGAGTAA
- a CDS encoding peptidase domain-containing ABC transporter → MPLSSRRRVPVVQQNEIAECGLACLAMVAVHHGHDLDLAAMRRRFPIPIQGASLSRLMAIARELGLEARPLRTEPEHLHTLQAPCVLHWDLNHFVVLVRVSRGQALIHDPARGAVTMPLAELGRHFTGVALELTPAADFAPVSDRTRVPLRALFGRISGIGPAATQILLLALSLELFTLLLPLALQWTIDGVLVTADTSLLTLIGLGFIGVVAFQATIAAVRGWLVADLGASLNAQWIGNLFAHLLRLPLDYFEKRSVGGVLSRFLSVQSVQQTLTGSFVEAVLDGLTVLLVFALLLFYSGPLTALVLLAFALYALLRWLAYRRLRDLKETQLVHLGRQQSQMIESIGGIQTIKLAGLEAARLARLRNATLEVASREAAIARTTATFGALSKLIFGLLRVGLIWLGALLVLDGRFTAGMMVVFVTYADLLAMRGGALVDKLVEFRLLGMHGERIADVALAAPEADVEAVHSGPDPAPELMIEGVSFRYDESGPWVLRDCSLRIKAGESVAITGASGSGKTTLAKLILGLLAPSEGRILIDGIDIRHLGLARYRARFGVVMQDDVLFAGSIADNISVFDPDATLDRIETAARIAQIHDDIAAMPMGYESLVGDMGSALSGGQKQRVIIARAVYRQPDLLLLDEATSHLDVPRERAVNALIADLHATRIIIAHRTETVRSADRVVRLVNGRVAEGEGADDANGT, encoded by the coding sequence ATGCCCCTGTCTTCCCGTCGACGCGTGCCCGTCGTACAGCAGAACGAGATCGCCGAATGCGGGCTGGCCTGCCTGGCGATGGTCGCGGTGCATCACGGCCACGACCTCGACCTGGCGGCGATGCGCCGGCGATTTCCGATTCCGATCCAGGGCGCGAGCCTGTCGCGGCTGATGGCGATCGCCCGCGAGCTCGGCCTCGAAGCGCGCCCATTGCGCACCGAACCCGAGCATCTGCATACGCTCCAGGCGCCGTGCGTGCTGCACTGGGACCTCAACCATTTCGTCGTTCTGGTGCGCGTGTCGCGCGGGCAGGCGCTGATCCACGACCCGGCACGCGGCGCGGTGACGATGCCGCTGGCCGAACTCGGCCGGCACTTCACCGGCGTGGCGCTGGAACTCACGCCCGCGGCCGATTTCGCCCCGGTCTCCGACCGCACCCGGGTGCCGCTGCGCGCGCTGTTCGGCCGGATCTCCGGCATCGGCCCGGCGGCCACGCAGATCCTGCTGCTGGCGCTGTCGCTGGAACTGTTCACGCTGCTGCTGCCGCTCGCGCTGCAATGGACGATCGACGGCGTGCTGGTCACCGCCGACACCAGCCTGCTGACACTGATCGGGCTGGGCTTCATCGGCGTGGTCGCGTTCCAGGCGACGATCGCGGCGGTGCGCGGCTGGCTGGTGGCCGACCTGGGCGCCTCGCTCAATGCGCAATGGATCGGCAACCTGTTCGCGCACCTGTTGCGGCTACCGCTGGACTACTTCGAAAAGCGCAGCGTCGGCGGCGTGCTGTCGCGCTTTTTGTCGGTGCAGTCGGTGCAGCAGACGCTGACCGGCAGCTTCGTCGAAGCGGTGCTCGACGGGCTGACCGTGCTGCTGGTGTTCGCACTGCTGCTGTTCTACAGCGGGCCGCTGACCGCCCTGGTGCTGCTGGCCTTCGCGCTGTATGCGCTGCTGCGCTGGCTCGCCTACCGCCGCCTGCGCGACCTCAAGGAGACCCAGCTGGTCCACCTGGGGCGGCAGCAGAGCCAGATGATCGAGTCAATCGGCGGTATCCAGACCATCAAGCTCGCAGGCCTGGAAGCCGCCCGCCTGGCGCGACTGCGCAACGCGACGTTGGAGGTCGCCTCGCGCGAGGCCGCGATCGCGCGCACCACCGCGACCTTTGGCGCGCTCTCCAAGCTGATCTTCGGCCTGCTGCGGGTGGGCCTGATCTGGCTGGGGGCGCTGCTGGTGCTCGACGGCCGGTTCACCGCGGGCATGATGGTGGTCTTCGTCACCTACGCCGACCTGCTGGCGATGCGCGGCGGCGCGCTGGTCGACAAGCTGGTTGAGTTCCGCCTGCTGGGCATGCACGGCGAGCGCATCGCCGATGTCGCGCTGGCCGCGCCCGAGGCCGATGTGGAGGCCGTGCACTCCGGCCCCGATCCCGCGCCCGAGCTCATGATCGAGGGCGTGTCGTTCCGCTACGACGAGAGCGGCCCCTGGGTGCTGCGCGACTGCTCACTGCGGATCAAAGCCGGCGAGTCGGTGGCGATCACCGGCGCCTCGGGCTCGGGCAAGACCACGCTCGCCAAACTGATCCTGGGCCTGCTGGCGCCCAGTGAGGGTCGGATCCTGATCGACGGCATCGACATCCGGCACCTGGGTCTGGCGCGCTACCGCGCCCGCTTCGGCGTGGTGATGCAGGACGATGTGCTGTTCGCCGGTTCGATCGCCGACAACATCAGCGTGTTCGATCCCGATGCGACGCTGGACCGGATCGAGACGGCGGCCCGGATCGCGCAGATCCACGACGACATCGCCGCGATGCCGATGGGCTACGAGTCGTTGGTCGGCGACATGGGCTCGGCGTTGTCGGGCGGCCAGAAGCAGCGCGTGATTATCGCCCGCGCGGTGTACCGCCAGCCCGATCTGCTGCTGCTCGACGAGGCCACCAGCCATCTCGACGTGCCGCGCGAGCGCGCGGTCAATGCGTTGATCGCCGACCTGCACGCGACCCGCATCATCATCGCCCACCGTACCGAGACCGTGCGCAGCGCCGATCGCGTTGTGCGGCTGGTGAATGGGCGCGTTGCCGAAGGCGAGGGTGCGGACGATGCAAACGGCACCTGA
- a CDS encoding HlyD family efflux transporter periplasmic adaptor subunit gives MSEGLFRDEVLRARREAWLGTVSLPVPRRGWLLAALGGAALLAIAATLAFGSLHRTVRASGTLQPADGLQRVQAPEAGVVVRVHVADGATVAAGDPLLDIAVDRDLADGGAPLSARVAEGLEAERTRLRAALQAFDVAQPAREADLQARLATLVDEVGSARDEIALRERQAANAEDVFARLQPLREARIVSEVQVQQYENQALDARAALGAARRAGLEAERRLADGRRSLREQALARATERGTLAQALADLDRGDAENRARGTIRLRAQRPGVVSMSGLSTGSPMAAGESLLTIVPDDARFVAELWVPAQAVAHLAPGQRVKMRYDAFPHRRYGQQPGVVISVARAAQPAPAHARTGAEPGVPLYRVLVRPDRQDVPGADAALRTDIGVDADLILERQRLYQRLFGDRFARPTVARAD, from the coding sequence ATGAGCGAGGGGCTGTTCCGCGACGAAGTGCTGCGCGCGCGCCGTGAGGCGTGGCTCGGCACCGTGAGCCTGCCGGTGCCGCGCCGTGGCTGGCTGCTCGCCGCACTCGGTGGCGCCGCGCTGCTGGCAATCGCCGCAACGCTGGCGTTCGGCAGCCTGCACCGGACCGTGCGCGCTTCGGGCACGCTGCAACCCGCCGACGGCCTGCAGCGCGTGCAGGCGCCTGAGGCCGGTGTCGTCGTCCGCGTCCACGTAGCCGACGGCGCGACCGTCGCAGCCGGAGATCCCTTGCTCGACATCGCGGTCGATCGCGACCTCGCCGATGGCGGCGCGCCGCTGTCGGCGCGGGTGGCCGAGGGCCTGGAGGCCGAACGCACACGCCTGCGCGCGGCGCTGCAGGCCTTCGACGTCGCACAGCCGGCCCGCGAAGCGGACCTGCAGGCACGGCTGGCGACGCTGGTAGACGAGGTCGGCTCGGCACGCGACGAGATCGCGCTGCGCGAGCGCCAGGCTGCCAATGCCGAAGACGTCTTCGCCCGGCTGCAGCCGCTGCGCGAGGCGCGGATCGTCAGCGAGGTCCAGGTCCAACAGTACGAGAACCAGGCCCTCGACGCGCGCGCCGCGCTTGGCGCCGCCCGGCGTGCGGGCCTGGAGGCCGAGCGCCGGCTCGCCGATGGACGCCGCAGCCTGCGCGAGCAGGCGCTGGCCCGGGCCACCGAGCGCGGCACACTGGCCCAGGCGCTGGCCGACCTGGACCGCGGCGATGCCGAGAACCGCGCACGCGGCACGATCCGGCTGCGTGCCCAGCGTCCGGGCGTGGTCAGCATGTCGGGGCTATCGACCGGCAGCCCGATGGCGGCCGGCGAGTCGTTGCTGACCATCGTGCCGGACGATGCGCGCTTCGTCGCCGAGTTGTGGGTGCCCGCGCAGGCGGTGGCGCATCTGGCGCCGGGGCAGCGCGTGAAGATGCGCTACGACGCCTTCCCGCACCGCCGCTATGGTCAGCAGCCCGGCGTGGTGATCAGCGTCGCGCGCGCCGCGCAACCCGCTCCGGCGCATGCGCGCACAGGCGCCGAGCCCGGCGTGCCGCTGTACCGCGTGCTGGTGCGGCCCGATCGCCAGGACGTGCCGGGCGCCGACGCTGCGCTGCGCACCGACATCGGCGTCGATGCCGACCTGATCCTCGAACGCCAGCGACTGTACCAGCGCCTGTTCGGCGATCGCTTCGCCCGTCCCACCGTCGCCCGAGCCGACTGA
- a CDS encoding endonuclease/exonuclease/phosphatase family protein: MLWLLLTVVALVLAACVRVHVHGDHPTTASPPAPAAGALRIATYNTSLNSDEPGGLLQRLQGDDTGARKVAAVLQRVRPDIVLLNEFDYVADGSAATLFQTRWLERAQPGGGAPLHYPYRYLAPVNTGVQSGLDLDGNGTVGGEGRDRGNDAWGYGLHPGQYGMLLLSRYPIDAEAARTFQWLSWSAMPDAQRPRDPATGTPFHPDAVWAQLRLSSKSHWDVPVRTPAGVLHVLASHPTPPAFDGPEKRNVARNHDEIRFWHDYLSPGAHDWLCDDAGRCGGLAADARFVILGDLNNDPVDGAGAHEAIVGLLEHPRVLRMATPRSEGAVEAAARDGGANLEHRGAAAHDTGSFGPRVGNLRLDYVLPSVGHVPVASGVFWPSTQAPHADIVDGSDHRLVWVDVTDGG; encoded by the coding sequence ATGCTCTGGCTGCTGCTCACCGTCGTCGCGCTGGTGCTGGCCGCCTGCGTCCGTGTCCATGTGCACGGCGATCACCCAACCACGGCCTCACCGCCCGCGCCGGCCGCAGGGGCGCTGCGCATCGCCACCTACAACACCTCGCTCAACAGTGACGAACCCGGTGGCCTGCTGCAGCGCCTGCAGGGCGACGACACAGGCGCGCGCAAGGTCGCCGCGGTGCTGCAACGGGTGCGTCCGGACATCGTGCTGCTCAACGAATTCGACTACGTGGCCGACGGCAGCGCGGCCACGCTGTTCCAGACCCGTTGGCTTGAGCGCGCGCAGCCCGGTGGCGGCGCGCCGCTGCACTACCCCTACCGCTACCTGGCACCGGTCAACACCGGCGTGCAGAGCGGGCTGGACCTCGACGGCAACGGCACGGTCGGCGGCGAGGGCCGCGACCGCGGCAACGACGCCTGGGGCTACGGCCTGCATCCGGGCCAGTACGGCATGCTGCTGCTCTCGCGGTATCCCATCGACGCCGAGGCCGCGCGCACGTTCCAGTGGCTCAGTTGGAGTGCGATGCCCGATGCGCAGCGCCCTCGTGACCCGGCGACCGGCACACCGTTTCATCCCGACGCGGTGTGGGCGCAGCTGCGGCTGTCGTCCAAGTCGCACTGGGACGTGCCGGTACGCACGCCCGCGGGCGTATTGCACGTGCTCGCCTCCCATCCCACGCCGCCGGCGTTCGACGGGCCGGAGAAGCGCAACGTCGCGCGCAACCACGACGAGATCCGCTTCTGGCACGACTATCTGTCGCCGGGCGCACACGACTGGCTGTGCGACGACGCCGGGCGCTGCGGCGGGCTGGCCGCCGATGCCCGGTTCGTGATCCTGGGCGACCTCAACAACGATCCGGTCGATGGTGCCGGGGCGCACGAGGCGATCGTCGGCCTGCTGGAACACCCGCGCGTGTTGCGCATGGCCACGCCGCGCAGCGAAGGCGCGGTCGAGGCGGCGGCGCGCGATGGCGGCGCCAATCTCGAGCACCGCGGCGCGGCCGCGCACGACACCGGCAGCTTCGGCCCGCGCGTCGGCAATCTGCGGCTCGACTACGTGCTGCCGTCGGTCGGCCACGTGCCGGTCGCCAGCGGCGTGTTCTGGCCGTCCACGCAAGCGCCGCACGCCGACATCGTCGACGGCAGCGACCATCGGCTGGTCTGGGTGGATGTGACCGACGGCGGCTGA
- a CDS encoding arginyltransferase yields the protein MPSPPRPSPKDAAVADELRLFHSGAHACGYWPERVARDLVLDPEDPRLALAYPQALRWGFRRSGDLLYRPHCAACRACVAVRIPVADFVPNRSQRRTLARNADIETRVLPLERNDERLALYRRYLRARHVDGGMDDHGAAEFDQFLIGRWNEGRLLELRLHGRLVAVAVTDLADDALSAVYTFFDPDASTRGLGTLAILQQIAWARREGRAYLYLGYWIEGHRKMDYKRNFQPLEGFDGREWRPMTAWAR from the coding sequence ATGCCGTCACCGCCCCGCCCCAGCCCAAAGGATGCCGCGGTCGCGGACGAACTGCGCCTGTTCCACAGCGGCGCCCATGCCTGCGGCTACTGGCCCGAGCGCGTGGCCCGCGATCTCGTGCTCGATCCCGAGGATCCCCGCCTCGCGCTGGCCTATCCGCAGGCACTGCGCTGGGGCTTCCGCCGGTCCGGCGACCTGCTCTACCGGCCGCACTGCGCGGCGTGCCGGGCCTGCGTCGCGGTGCGCATCCCGGTCGCCGACTTCGTGCCCAATCGCAGCCAGCGCCGGACGCTGGCGCGCAATGCCGACATCGAGACGCGCGTACTGCCGCTCGAACGCAACGACGAGCGCCTGGCGCTGTACCGGCGCTACCTGCGCGCGCGTCACGTCGACGGCGGCATGGACGATCATGGCGCGGCGGAGTTCGACCAGTTCCTGATCGGGCGCTGGAACGAGGGGCGTCTGCTGGAACTGCGGCTGCACGGCCGGCTGGTCGCGGTTGCGGTCACCGACCTGGCCGACGACGCGCTCTCGGCGGTGTACACGTTCTTCGACCCCGATGCATCGACACGCGGCCTGGGCACACTGGCAATCCTGCAGCAGATCGCCTGGGCCCGCCGCGAGGGACGCGCGTATCTGTATCTTGGCTATTGGATCGAAGGACACCGCAAGATGGACTACAAACGCAATTTCCAACCGCTCGAAGGCTTCGATGGACGCGAATGGCGTCCGATGACGGCGTGGGCGCGATGA
- a CDS encoding EF-hand domain-containing protein, whose protein sequence is MHKTLLSAALLAALTFAAGTASARSPAVAEGATSTGTEAPAHRGHGRPGLPRDPVDALARLDTDGDGRISRAEAEAGQQAWQARREARLAAHAARDGARKPHGGPHGPHARGGRGFDLVADFASIDRDGDGYLTRSELRRWHDAKQAERRTEGERRFDAMFRAADLNGDGRLSRVEVDEAMPWLAPRFAWFDENRDGTLSREELRAARPQR, encoded by the coding sequence ATGCACAAGACCCTGCTCTCGGCGGCGCTGCTCGCCGCACTGACCTTCGCTGCCGGCACCGCGTCGGCCCGTTCGCCGGCGGTGGCCGAGGGCGCCACGTCCACCGGGACCGAGGCGCCGGCACACCGCGGCCACGGCCGGCCTGGCCTGCCCCGCGATCCGGTCGACGCGTTGGCGCGCCTGGACACCGATGGCGATGGCCGCATCAGCCGGGCCGAGGCCGAAGCGGGGCAGCAGGCCTGGCAGGCGCGACGCGAGGCCCGATTGGCCGCGCATGCAGCGCGCGATGGCGCACGCAAGCCGCATGGCGGCCCGCACGGCCCGCATGCGCGTGGCGGGCGCGGTTTCGATCTGGTGGCCGACTTCGCGTCGATCGACCGCGATGGCGATGGCTATTTGACCCGGAGCGAGCTGCGGCGTTGGCATGACGCCAAGCAAGCCGAACGTCGCACCGAGGGCGAGCGTCGTTTCGACGCGATGTTCCGCGCCGCCGACCTCAACGGCGATGGCCGGCTGAGCCGGGTCGAGGTCGACGAGGCGATGCCGTGGCTGGCGCCGCGCTTCGCCTGGTTCGACGAGAACCGCGACGGCACGCTGAGCCGCGAGGAACTGCGGGCAGCTCGGCCGCAGCGTTGA
- a CDS encoding RNA polymerase sigma factor translates to MSAIAADPSLEDRIHQELPAARDGDQAAYGRIVRLSQNATTAIALAITRDMQASQDIAQEAYLKAWQQLGRLQNPTSFLPWLRQITRNLARDHLRARRDRLVAGEVADLAIAQAADPDSCPMQRIIDDESGRVAADLISELPDDSREVLLLYYREGGNSRQVAALLGLSDAAVRKRLSRARRSLREDLIERFRDFAEGSAPGTAFTVLVVGGLATFTKPAIAAGAAGGTIGSGVAGKALFGSAGAAGASLVFGALTWWLCRKLLLQYTDTDDERRALLRFYDRWMLASVIGGAFVGLAYAVSDNSYTAFCIATVTLLVAMTLPALTHLPRLMNPLLARDAARDPVGARRRARIYELTFGRAGMLLSSLLVIGLLVIVGLRGH, encoded by the coding sequence ATGTCCGCGATTGCCGCCGACCCGAGCCTCGAAGACCGGATCCACCAGGAGCTGCCCGCCGCGCGCGATGGCGACCAGGCCGCCTACGGCCGCATCGTGCGGCTGAGCCAGAACGCCACGACCGCGATCGCGCTGGCGATCACCCGCGACATGCAGGCCAGCCAGGACATCGCGCAGGAGGCTTATCTCAAGGCCTGGCAGCAGCTCGGGCGGCTGCAGAACCCCACCAGCTTCCTGCCGTGGCTGCGCCAGATCACCCGCAACCTCGCGCGCGACCATCTGCGCGCGCGCCGCGACCGGCTGGTCGCCGGCGAGGTCGCAGACCTTGCGATTGCGCAGGCCGCCGATCCCGATAGCTGTCCGATGCAGCGGATCATCGACGACGAGAGCGGGCGCGTGGCCGCCGACCTGATCTCTGAACTGCCTGACGACAGCCGCGAAGTGCTGCTGCTGTATTACCGCGAGGGGGGCAACTCCCGGCAGGTCGCCGCGCTGCTCGGCCTGTCGGACGCGGCTGTGCGCAAACGCCTGTCGCGCGCGCGCCGCAGCCTGCGCGAGGATCTGATCGAGCGGTTCCGCGACTTCGCCGAAGGCTCCGCGCCCGGCACCGCGTTCACCGTGCTCGTCGTCGGCGGGCTCGCGACGTTCACCAAGCCGGCGATAGCGGCCGGTGCGGCCGGCGGCACGATCGGCAGCGGCGTCGCCGGCAAGGCGCTGTTCGGCTCGGCCGGTGCCGCGGGCGCCAGCCTGGTGTTCGGGGCGTTGACCTGGTGGCTGTGCCGCAAGCTGCTGCTGCAGTACACCGACACCGACGACGAGCGGCGCGCGCTGCTGCGCTTCTACGATCGCTGGATGCTGGCCTCGGTGATCGGCGGTGCATTCGTGGGCCTGGCGTATGCGGTCTCGGACAACAGCTACACCGCGTTCTGCATCGCGACCGTGACCCTGCTGGTCGCGATGACGTTGCCGGCCTTGACCCATCTGCCGCGGTTGATGAATCCCCTGCTCGCCCGCGACGCCGCCCGCGATCCGGTCGGGGCGCGGCGTCGCGCGCGGATCTATGAGCTAACCTTCGGCCGCGCCGGCATGCTGCTGAGCAGCCTGTTGGTGATCGGCCTGCTGGTGATCGTCGGCCTGCGCGGGCATTGA